A stretch of the Ischnura elegans chromosome 5, ioIscEleg1.1, whole genome shotgun sequence genome encodes the following:
- the LOC124159419 gene encoding slit homolog 3 protein, translated as MTATDNPSTMRPLGRRRRPEGGGRGQSPPSNLVPRGGTHHHCMQRNRSSGWRSLLTTGGTTRRRRRGATTAVLLHLLLAAALAREAAGAGGGSSSPSLRTYASSSSSSGSSPGYSQCPSHSEIQPCACTVKKNGLDLICEFTDASKISRAMDALKGRQGVVLYYLKLRHNLLPKLQAFVFLGLDIRHLTIHNSSLAVVEEAALSSVGRHLTQLDLSQNALGSVPSPALRSLHHLIILNLNHNRISLLRASAFQGLDTLEILTLYANKLTIIEAGAFKGPDKKLKRLNIGANDLTAVPTEALKSLDTLKKLEMQENKISEISEGNFIGLHALDSLCLAHNRLQIVPARAFADLSVLNSLELDGNQISSIHPDAFVGLEENLQYLRLGDNKLHAIPSDALRRLHRLRTLDLRTNNISVVPEDAFNGFGDTITFLNLQKNSIKTLPAMTFENLNSLETLSLQNNKLEHLPDEVMEAVMDTLRVIDLMDNPLVCSCDLRWYMDWIKSLRDKDDEMMQKKRMVCTIVHEHREYSLRDLPLERMDCATSPSSSSSSSSSASRTSSPPSLSLILSPLNLLQTSLLPICTSSIPFRFLQALMHGARCA; from the exons GGCCCCTTGGACGGAGACGGCGGCCGGAAGGGGGCGGACGGGGTCAATCACCGCCCTCTAACTTAGTCCCCCGAGGAGGAACACACCACCACTGCATGCAGCGCAACAGGAGCAGTGGCTGGAGGTCCCTCCTCACCACGGGAGGGACCACACGGAGGAGGCGGCGGGGCGCGACCACCGCCGTCCTCCTCCACCTCCTGCTGGCAGCCGCGCTGGCCAGGGAGGCTGCGGGGGCGGGAGGCGGCTCCTCTTCACCCTCCCTCCGCACCTAcgcctcctcctcatcctcctccggCTCCTCCCCCGGCTATTCCCAGTGCCCCTCCCACTCCGAGATCCAGCCGTGTGCGTGCACCGTTAAAAAGAACGGCCTCGACCTCATCTGCGAGTTCACGGACGCGTCCAAGATCAGCCGCGCCATGGACGCGCTCAAGGGCCGCCAGGGCGTCGTGCTCTACTACCTCAAGCTGCGCCACAACCTGCTCCCTAAGCTGCAGGCGTTCGTGTTCCTGGGGCTGGACATCCGCCACCTCACCATCCACAACAGCAGCCTTGCCGTGGTGGAGGAGGCGGCGCTCTCGTCCGTGGGACGGCACCTCACGCAGCTCGACCTCTCGCAGAACGCGCTCGGCTCAGTGCCCTCCCCAGCGCTCCGTTCCCTGCACCACCTCATCATCCTCAACCTCAACCACAACCGCATCTCATTGCTGAGGGCCAGCGCCTTCCAAGGACTCGACACGCTCGAGATCCTCACGCTCTACGCCAACAAGCTGACCATTATCGAGGCGGGGGCATTCAAGGGGCCAGACAA GAAACTTAAGAGGCTAAACATTGGAGCCAATGACTTGACAGCTGTTCCCACAGAGGCACTCAAATCGTTGGACACACTCAAGAAGTTAGAAATGCAAGAGAATAAGATCTCGGAAATCTCTGAAGGGAACTTTATAg GTCTCCATGCACTAGACTCTCTCTGTTTGGCACACAACAGACTCCAAATTGTCCCTGCAAGGGCCTTTGCAGACCTCTCAGTTTTAAACTCATTGGAATTGGATGGAAACCAAATTAGCAGCATCCACCCAGATGCATTTGTAGGCTTGGAAG AAAACTTACAATATCTTCGCCTTGGAGATAATAAGTTGCATGCTATTCCAAGTGATGCCTTGAGACGTTTGCACCGCCTGAGGACACTTGATCTCCGTACGAATAACATATCAGTAGTGCCTGAGGACGCATTCAATGGATTTGGTGATACTATCACATTCCTCAACCTTCAAAAGAACAG tatAAAGACATTACCTGCAATGACATTTGAAAACCTCAACTCCTTAGAAACCCTAAGCCTTCAAAATAACAAACTAGAACATCTACCAGATGAAGTCATGGAAGCAGTTATGGACACGTTGAGGGTCATAGACCTCATGG ACAACCCACTAGTGTGTAGCTGCGATCTACGCTGGTACATGGACTGGATTAAGAGCCTTCGAGATAAGGATGACGAGATGATGCAGAAGAAGCGGATGGTTTGCACGATCGTTCACGAGCACCGCGAGTATTCGCTGAGGGACCTGCCGCTCGAGCGCATGGACTGCGCCAcctccccatcctcctcctcctcctcttcctcctccgcctcccgaacctcctcccccccctccctctccctcatcCTCTCTCCCCTCAACCTCCTCCAAACCTCCCTCCTTCCCATCTGCACCTCCTCCATCCCATTCCGCTTCCTCCAAGCACTCATGCACGGCGCGAGGTGCGCATGA